The sequence below is a genomic window from Paenibacillus sp. DCT19.
CCAGTACAGTTTCATCTCCTCTGAACCGATAACTCATTTGATCAAAATAGCCAATCTGTGCCTTGGGAGATAAAATAATCCCTGATTTAGCATCTAGGATATGACGAAGCAACGTACTTTTCCCACATCCATTAGATCCAGTAATGGCTACCTTCTGTTTCAAAGGAATTTGAAAACTGACTTGATCCAGCAATACATTATTTTGCACCTGAAGAGTTAAACGATCAGCCATAATCGGAAATTTGTTATGCAACTCTAGCGCTTTGGATTGTCGAAAATGAATAGGACGATGCTCCTGTACCGCCTTAACTTCATGAAGCTGTTCGATTCGCTGTTCTATGGCCTTAGCCGCCCGATGCGCAGCTTTCTGACTCGTTCCCTTTGACTTCGTTTCAAACATGCGATTCGCTTTAGCCTTCGTTTCTCGTTTGGAGACACTGCCTGCTTGCGTTATTTTCTCGGCCTTTTTCATCTTGTCCTGCGCAGCATGCATAAGCCGTTTCTTCTCTTTTACGTACTGCTCGTGAGCTTGATTTTGTTGATCTTGTTCTAATTGCTGCTGTGCCTTGTAATCACTATAGTTGCCAGAATACACCTTAACCGCACCATCATTCACTTCCCATATCGTCGTGACAAGCTCATCTAGAACAGATCGGTCATGACTGATAATTAACAGCGCACCATAGTAATAACGCAATTCATTGAGCAAAAAAGTAATTCCATCCTGATCCAAATGTGTCGTCGGTTCATCGAACAAGAGCACTTCGTGATAGTTCGCAAACATGCCAGCTAGTTTCAGCCTCGTCTGCTCCCCTCCACTTAACCGTTCATGATGGACGGGAACGCCTAGTCTGCCCAACCATTCCCGTCCGTTGCCACATGCTCATCAGGATGCGGAGCCTCCATTTGTTCAAAATAGGAATGATCCACATATCGTTTGATCCTACCAGCGCTCGGCTGAATTCGTCCCGCGATTAACTTCAATAGTGTACTTTTCCCCTGACCATTTCCGCCCACAATTCCGATGCGATCCAATTGATGCACAGCCAAACGCTCAATGTTCAATATCTCTTTATCTAAAAAGGTCATTTTAACCTGTTCAAGTTCGTAACAACATTTTTCCATATTCGCTACCTCCGAAATTTTTAATGATTTCGTATCGATAGCGTTAATCGATACGAGCAAGTCATACCCGCTCGTATCAATAGAAAAGTAACATGGACATACGTTGAACCTCCTTATCCAACCAGACTCAAGAATCCATCAATTCAAAGTTAAAAACAAAAAAATCACAGGCTACGGCCTGTGATTCAGTATAAACAGGAATACATGATTTGCGCATAGAGCCTACCTGAGAATTGTCAAAAATGGACAGACTGCTCCTGTTTACTCTGAACGTTACAGAGCCTTTGAACGTATGAAGTTAACGGTTCAAAGTCAGGAAACGCAATCTCATCGCATGTGTCATCATCAACAATTCTCCTTCCGTGTTAGGGCGTGTCTCAGAACTCGCACTACAAATTAACTAGCTCAATTATAATTTCCCAACCCTTGAAAGTCAAAAGCCGCACCCCATCAAGCAAGATTTATACGCTCAATGTAGGCACGGCTATAAGAATAATAATGTAGATCAAACATTTTAGATTAAGCAATCTATGAACGTACCCTAGTACACTCTTCTTTCTCTAAGTTACGTTTGAGGCGTAGCACTGTGCAAAGTCAACAACGCTTCCTGCGTCCGGACTTGACCGGTTGCCAGTGGTACAACTTTCTCATAATTGGCTGAATTCGTAACAATGATCGGTGTCACCGTGTGATACCCTGCAGCCTTGATCTGAGCGATGTCGAACTCTAGCAACAGATCACCAGCTTTGACACGGTCACCTTCTTGGATGTGAGATATAAAATGTTGTCCATCCAGCTTAACCGTATCCACACCCACGTGCACCAAAATTTCTGCTCCTGTATCCGATACAACCGCAAGCGCATGTTTCTTCTTAAAGGCAACCGTTACAGTTCCGTCAAACGGAGCGACTACTTTACCAACCGTTGGCTCAATGGCAATTCCGTCACCCATTGCTCCAGAGGAAAATGCCGGGTCAGGAACTTCTGTCAAACTAACGATTGTACCTTCAATCGGGCTGAGCACTTTTTCATCAGATACGGCCGACGTACGAACCGGTGCTTCCTTAGTAACAGCGGAAGTCGTAGTGTTCGTTGCTGTTGTTTCTTCTTCAACCGGGTCTTTGAAGCCCATAATGTACGTTAATACTGCTGAGACAACAAAGGAAGCTGTGATACCAAGAATCAATCCTGGGAAACCTTCACCACCTGGTCCATAGAAAATAGGCAAAGTTAACAATCCTGGCGCTCCAGATGCAAACGCCTGTGTTCCTGCTTGACCTATAATGGCTCCACCAACTGCGCCCCCAATTACGCCTGCAATAAACGGACGTTTAAGTGGTAACGTAACCCGTAGATCGCTGGCTCTGTAATTCCGAACAGTGCGGTTAATGTCGATGATCCTGCTAACGTTTTGAGCTTTTTATTTTTTGTTTTCAACATAACGCCGAAGGCAGCTCCCGTTTGAGCGAAGACAGATGCCGTTGCAGCCGGCTTAACACCATCACGTCCATAAACAGCAACGTTATTGATAAATACAGGAATCAGACCCCAGTGTACTCCGAAAATTACGAGCAACTGCCAGCTAGCTCCCATGATTGCACCTGCAAGCAATGGACTGAAACCAAAGGCCGCAACAAGCGCGGATGCAATTGCATTACCTACATAAACTCCAAATGGACCGAACACAATTAATGTAAGTGGTACCATAATAACAAGTAAGATTAATGGAGTAACAAAGTTTTTCACGCTATCGTGTAGCGTTCTATTGAAGAATTTCTCTATCTTACTCATGACAATGACAGACAGGATAATAGGAATAACGGTCGATGAATAAGTCATTAATACGACAGGGATTCCGAAGAAATCAGTCGGAGTTCCCTCTGTTTTAAGCCCAATAATGGTTGGGTATATCAAGGCACCCGCAATCGTCATGGCTACAAAAATATTACCTTGGAACTTACGTGCCGTTGTAACCGCTAACAACAGGGGTAAGAAATAAAATAAACTGTCAGCTGCTGCAAATAAGATAATATAGGTGGTGTCCGTTGTTTCTAACCAACCCAAATTACTAGCGATAAGCAGTAACCTTTAAGTATACCCGCACCAGCCATAACACCTAAGAGTGGTGCAAAGATGCTTGAGATTACATCAATGATACCCCCAAGACCTTTTGCTGATTTTTTCGGTTTTTCATTGTCGGACGATTCATTCAAAATGTTACTAATTTCACCGATGGCACTATATACCTCCGGCACTTTGTTACCTACAACGACCTGGAACTGTCCCCCATTTTCCTTCACCGCAATAACACCTTCGGTCTTCTCCAGCTTCGCTTTGTCAGCCTTGCTGTCATCCTTCAATACAAACCGTAGTCGTGTTGCACAATGAACTAATGACACTACATTTTCTCGCCGCCGACCAGCTCTACGATTTCTTTAGCCAGTTTCTGTTGACTCATGACTGCACCCCCATATTTTCTGAACCCACACTACCTATTGCATTGGTGCAAAGTTCTCTTACAGGCCTCCTACCGATTTTTTTGCACGCAAAAAACCTAAGCCTTGAGGAAGGGGACACATACATCCCTGCCTTCTCATGACTTAGGTTTTGCCTGCATAACCAGTAACAATCCCAGTTAAATCGTATTCATTTCCTGTTAATATCATAATATAATAATTTAACCAAATATGTCAACTATTATTATTCACATTTATTTGCGTTAGATTAGGTAATGTTGCTTCCCGTTCTTCAGCGATTAACCACCCGCTCAATATGCACGGTTAGATATAATTTTTCCTCATTGGTAAGCTGATGATTGTATTCCTTGTTCACGAACATCTCAATTTTCTCTGTACAAGCTGCAGCCTCGGGATGTTTCACCTTGATCATGTCATAAATATGGTCGTAGTTATTATCATAATGAGTACCGCTCAGAACCCTTTGGGAGAAAAATTTCAGATGTGTAATGAATCTAAAATAGCTGAGTGACTCTTCATCGAATTCCATTTTGAAATGGTATTTGGCAATATTAATAATCTGCTGAATAAACTTTGTAATGTTCATTGTGGTGATCACTTCTTCGTTCATCTCCGCATTCACAATATGAAGCGCAATGAAGGCTGCTTCATCTGGCGGAAGATCGAGATTCATCTTGGTTTTGATATTTTCTAACGTCCTTAAACCTAAGCTGAACTCTGCTTTATACAGTTGTTTGATTTCCCACATCAGAGCATTTTTAATCTCTACTCCTTCGCGATAACGTTCAATCGCAAAATTGATATGGTCGGTTAGAGATACATAAATATTTTCATTCAAATTTCTGTTTAAATGATCTCTAGCGTAAGTAATAATTTCTTCAACAATCTCGATAAGCTCCAATGGCACTTCACGAAGCAGCATTTTAAAATTATCCGATGTTTGTTTGTTTTTAGTGCAAATACTTTCTGAATACGGGTCTCGTCTACTATATCTCCCGGTTTCTTCTTGAAGGCAATCCCACGTCCCATCACCACAAGCTCTGCTCCATCGGCTTGATATATGCTGATCACGTTATTATTGATAACCTTAGCTATTTTCACTTCAATCCCCCCGTCACGTTCCACGCGTATCTGTAATTTATCATTTTTGGGCACAAAAAAAACCCGAAGCAACACAAAATAAACAAGACATCATGTCTTCTTTTTTTGGTGCTCAGGTTTTGCCTACTTCGTGTAGTAACAATCCCATAAACGATATATTTGCGTCAAGTATAGCGCGAAACATGTCCATATGTCAACGCTTTCAATGAGGGAACAATCGGAAGTTCCAGCATTTCTGGTTCTTCCGATTGCTTAGCTTAGGTATTATTCTTCGCCAAGATTGGTTCCGTCAGATTGAATCACATTTTGATACCAGTAAAAGCTCTTTTTCTTCACACGTTGCAAATCGCCGTTACCCTCATTATCCCGATCAACATAAATATAACCGTAGCGTTTTCTCATTTCACCTGAAGAGGCACTAACGATATCAATTGGCCCCAGCTTGTGTAACCAATAATGTTCACACCGTCCTGAATCGCCTCACCCATTTCGGCAACATGACGCTTCAAATAATCAATCCGGTAACTATCATCTACTTCACCTTCTGCTGTGACTTCATCATGAGCACCAAATCCATTTTCTACGACAAACAATGGCTTCTGATAACGGTCATGCAATTGGTTTGCAGTAATGCGGAATCCTTTTGGATCAATGGTCCAGCCCCATTCGGATTTTGCCAGATACGGGTTAGCCACAGAGCCGAATACGTTGCCACTTGTCATATTTTTGATCACTTCTGGATCCGTGCTCGTTGTACGGCTTGAATAATAGCTGAAGCCGATGTAATCCACAGTATGATTTTTCAGAATTTCAGCATCGCCTGGCTGCATTTCAATATTCAAATCGTGATCCTTGAAGAAACGCTTGGCATAACCAGGATATTCACCACGTGACTGAACATCAATGAAGAAATAAGACTCCCTGTCCTTCTCCATGCCCTGGAACACATCTTCCGGATTACATGTATATGGATAGAAGCTGCCGGCAGCAAGCATACAACCAATCATTGCATCTGGAATAATCTCATGACACGCCTTCACTGCCAAGGCACTTGCAACAAGCTGATGATGAGCAGCCTGGTACTGAATTTCCTTAACGTTATCCCCTTCTTCGAAAGCCAAACCCGCTCCCAAGAACGGCAAATGCAGAAGCATATTAATTTCATTAAAAGTCATCCAATATTTCACTTTGTCTTTATAACGCGTAAACACAGTTGTTGCATAAGTTTCGAACAAGGTTACCAGTTTCCTACTTCTCCAGCTTCCATACTTCTGAATGAGGTTCACAGGCACATCGAAATGGGCAAGCGTAACAACAGGCTGAATGCCCTGCTTCAACAATTCATCGAAGAGATCATCGTAAAATTTCAGACCCGCTTCATTAGGCAGTGCATCTTCACCTGTCGGGAAAATCCTTGCCCATGCAATGGATACACGCAGTGCTTTGAAACCCATTTCGGCAAATAAAGCAATATCTTCATGATAACGATGGTAAAAATCAATCGCACCATGTGAAGGATAGAACTCGCCCTCCTGCGGTTCAAATCCTGGAACATTCCCCTTCATAATACTTCTACGATTCTCACCTGTTGGTAAGAGGTCAACAATACTCAGTCCTTTACCATCTTCCAGATAAGCACCTTCCGCTTGATTGGCTGCAATAGCTCCACCCCATAGAAAATCTGCAGGAAATTTAAAATTAGTCATCATCATGCTCCTTCCGTATTATGTAATTCATCATCCACTACGATTCTGAAATCTAGGATAAATAAATAGAAAAAACCCGAACCAGCCTGGTCACACGTTGACGTGTAAACAAGCCAGCTCAGGTTATGCCCGTATCGGTAACATTCCCAGATCACAATTATGCGGATTGGATAAAACTTTAGCAAGGAATAGAGGAAATGTCAATTTTATTGTAGATTCTTTTTGAAAAATAGTAATAATGAGAGCGGCTTCACACCATGAGTTGCGGCTTAACGTGAGGTGTAACCAGCATCAGCATGTATCGTCGTGCCTGTAACATAAGAAGATGCATCCGATGCCAACCAGAGGCTCGCTTGAGCAATTTCATCAGGTTGTCCAAAACGATTGAGCAAGCTAAGCTGAGGAGCGTATTCCTCTGCAGTAAAGCCGAATTGATCCAATGCCCCACGAAGCATCGGTGTATCAATCGCACCAGGTGCTACGGTATTTACGCGAATGTTGTGTGGTCCATTTTCCATTGCGGCTACCTTCGTCATGCCTACAACTCCATGTTTGGCAGCGACATAAGCAATGTTATTAGGTTGAGGACGGAATCCGCTCACGGAAGAGATATTAATAATTGAGCCACCATGTCCTTGTTTCAACATTTGCTGCAATTCATACTTCATACACAGAGCAGTTCCTGTTAGATCGACGGACATCAAACGATGCCAGTACGCTTCGTCAAACTCTGCGGCTGGTTTATCATCTGGTGTAAGTGCCGCATTGTTGACAGCTACATCGAGTTTACCATAAGTATCAACAGCGAACTTCACCATCGCCTGCACTTCTTCGGATTTAGAAATATCAACTTTGTAAAAAGCAGATTCGCCACCAGACGCTTGAATCGCTTCAGCTACGGCACGTCCCTTTTCTTCGTTGAAATCAGCTACAATCACTTTAGCTTTGGCCTCTGCGAATAGCTTCGCTGTTGCCTCGCCCATGCCCATTGCTGCTCCTGTTACAATGGCTACTTTACCTTCTAGTACCGGAAATGTCATAAGGAATACCTCCAACTTTTTATAAAATTTAAACCATCTCAATTCCCAATATATAAACTATTTCAATCGTCATCAATCCGTAATCCACCGGCATTTGTACGTTACTGTACATATGAGAATGATTTGTACAGTAAGTTGCAGGAATATCGGTATTCGACCATACTGGACTTGAGGTGAACATACGATGACTGATTCTGTAGACAAGCGTATTCTGCGATCCAAAACTGCATTGAAAGAAACGTTTGTGCATTTGTTATTCCAAAAGCCGTTTCAACAACTATCGATATCGGAAATTGTGCGACAAGCTAACTATAACCGAGGAACGTTTTACGCTCATTATGCCACCAAGGATGAACTGTTACATGAAGTCATTCAGGATGTATTGGATGAGTTTATTAGACAAATCCAGTATCCATACCAGTCGATTAGCAAAGTAAATCTGAAAGAAATGCGTACAGATGATATTACGTTATTTACATACTTAAAAGAGCATGCGGCTCTTTATAAATTACTGTTAAGTGACCATGTACAAGTTGATTTTAGATACCAAATCGCGCGAGCTATAGAGAATCTATTTCTATCGGAGTATGAGTACGAACTGGAGGAAGGAACATTAATTGATCCTAAGTGGCTGTACATCTATCGTGCACATGGTGTCGCAGGTCTATTGATTCGCTGGATTGAAGAAGAATTCCCCACATCACCGCAGTACATGAGCACACAGATTGTGGAGCTGATGCTGTTGTCCACTGAAGTTTTTCATGTGAAACGAGATAGATCCTAAGCGTTCTTCATAACGCATACTTACTCCTATTTACAAATATGGCGACTATACCACTAATTTCTACATGAATTTTAACCCAATTATAAGGGTACTTTCATTTTGACAAACATGGTATATTTCAATTCAGAAAACGCTTTCAACCCTTAATTTGGAGGTGGTTCCTTTTTTGGACATTAAGTAATATGTTACTTCTTGAACCCATATACACCGTATTTCGTTGGTTCATTCAGTAGTACGCACTCATTTTCTAGAAAAGGAGATTATGATTAATGACAAAACGTAAATCCGTTCTCTCTCTTACCCTCGTCACGGCGATGATCGTGTCTCTATTCTCTTCGGCCATCGCTTCCGCGGCTACCACAGAGCAGCAAGTTCAGCCTACTGCGACTGCCGCACCTTCAAGCATTCAATCGTATGTTTCAGCGATGGAACCTGGATGGAACCTCGGTAATTCACTGGATGCCATTGGAGCAGATGAGACCGCTTGGGGCAATCCACGCATCACCAAAGAGTTAATTCAGAATATCGCAAACCAAGGCTACAAAAGCATTCGTATCCCTGTGACCTGGCAGGCTCATATTGGAGGAGCACCTAACTACACAATTGATGCCGCTTACATGAATCGAGTACAGGAAGTGGTGAACTGGGCTCTCGATGCCAATCTGTATGTGATGATTAATATTCATCATGATTCGTGGCAGTGGATCAGTTACATGGAGAATGATCGCACCAATGTTCTTGCTCGGTACAATGCAGCTTGGACTCAGATTGCCAATAAGTTCAAGAACAGCTCGAACAAACTGATGTTCGAAAGTGTCAACGAGCCTCGTTTCACTGAAGGTGGAACAACTGATCCCGCAACCTCATACCGTCTACTGGACGAGCTTAATACGTCATTCCATAACATTGTGAGAACATCTGGTGGTAACAATACTACTCGCCCTCTCGTTCTCCCAACGTTACATACAGCTTCTAATCAAGCTGATTTGGATGCCCTAACACAAACTATTTCCAAATTAAATGATCCTAACATTATTGCTACTGTGCACTATTATGGATTCTGGCCGTTCAGTGTAAACATTGCAGGTGTAACCAAATATAACGCTGAGGTTCAAAAGGATATTACGGACACCTTTGACCGCGTCTACAATGCATTTATAGCCAAAGGCATTCCTGTCATTGTTGGTGAATACGGCTTGCTAGGATTTGACCAGCATACAGGTGTTATTCAACAAGGTGAGAAGCTGAAATTTTTCGAATTCATTGGGCAGTACCTTCGTCAAAAGCAAATGACAACCATGTTATGGGATAATGGTCAGCATTTCGGCCGTACGTCCTTCACTTGGTCAGACCAAGATCTCTATAATACGATGAAAGCAGGCTGGACTGGACGTTCTGCAACAGCCGAATCAGATCAAGTTTATCTGAAAAAAGGCGCTGCTATACAAGATAAAACCGTAAAATTGAATTTGAATGGAAATACATTCAACTCTCTTGTTCATGGGAATACAACCCTTGTTAAAGGAACCGATTACACCATTAGCGGTGATGTACTCACCTTGAAATCCAGCTTGTTAACTAGACTTACGACTTCGGGTAATCTTGGTGTTAACGCGAAGCTCACTGCAAAATTCAACAAAGGGGCTAACTGGCATTTCAATCTGATCAAATATGATACACCTAAATTGAGCAATACAACGGGTACTACAAGCTCATTCTCCATTCCAACAACATTCAATGGCAACCAACTTGCCACTATGGAAGCAACCTATGTCAATGGTGGTAATGCAGGACCTCAGAACTGGACATCGTTTAAGGAGTTCTCCTACACCTTCAGCCCTAATTACAATAGTAATGTCATTGAGTTGAAACAAAACTTCTTCAACGAAACCAATGATGGACAAGTCATTCTTAAGTTCCATTTCTGGAGCGGCGATATCATCACCTACAAAATCACGAAAAATGGGAACAGTGTTGTTGGCACAGCTTCCTAGTTTCAATAATGACCTGAATCATTTCAATTAAATAGTTTTCAAGACTGCGTCCTGTCAGAGCACTTCGCTCTAGACAGGGCGTCTGTTTATATTTACACTTGTGTCACTCCTTCCGTAGATGACCTTATCTGGTTTTATTTTTGGATGTTTCCGATAGATCCGAATAACGTACAAGTAGCGACTCATACCTATACTGTAATTTGGTTTGAGGAGGTAACACCATGTTTAAACGTGTCGATCGTTTGGCGATTGAGCTTCCCCTCTCAGGAAGTCCTGATCCCAACGGAGCGAGTGCTGTACAGGAACTACTGGGTGGACGATTCGGGAAATGTCAACGCTCAACAATTATATGTTTCAATCTTTCAATTTTCGAGGAAAAACAAAGCTTCGTGCCTTCTATGATATTGTCGCAAGTATCACCGCTGAAGAATTCGGACATGTTGAATTAGTTGCGAACACGATCAACCTTATGCTAGTGGGTTCTACATCTCCGGGTGACCCAGATTCTACACCTTTACGCATCGGTAAAGATGCACGAATGACCTCCCATTTCATCGAATCTGCCCAAACCGCACTCCCGTATGATTCCATGGGCAGACCTTGGAATGGTTCATATGTTGTAAGCAGTGGCAATCTGATCTTCGATCTTCTACATAACTTTTTTCTGGAGTGTGGTGCACGTACGCACAAAATGAGAGTCTACGAAATGACGGATCATCCTGCAGCTAGAGAAATGACCGGTTATTTGCTTGTCCGCGGAGGCGTACATATCTTGGCTTATGCGAAAGCACTGCAGATCGCCACCGGGTTGACGTGACTAAATTATTTCCAATTCCAAAACTCGACAATAAAGTGTTTGATACCACTCGTAAATGGGAAGCGATGGGTGAACATCGCAGGCTTTATACATTTAGCGATAAGGATTATCAGAACATCGCACAGATCTGGAAAGGTGTGCATCCTATTGATGGAGGCAAATTGGAAGCCTATGCCGGCCTACCTGGTCATAGTGGAAGTATTCCTGATCTGCCTGATCTACCCGAAGAATTCGCTCCAGGCATCTCTGCAGAAGATCTTCTGCTGATTGCTTCAAGGCTAAAACGAGAAGCGGGTCTATAGGCTGAAATATCACCCTAAACATGCAAAAAGGAACCTGATAGACTCATCAGGTTCCTCCTAAACATACCATTATTGTGGCTCAGTGAATTTCACAACCATAATAGCTTCACCATTTGCCTGTACGCTACCCGTCATGGAAGTTTCCACGCGTTCAATCGTTTCATTTCCGTTTGGAATCAATACAGGTGTAATGATCGGTAGGCCAGCATTCTGAATGAATTCCATATCGAATTCAACTAGTAATTGTCCGGCTTTTACCGTTTCCCCACTGTTGACGTGCAGCGTAAAACCTTCACCTTTGAGTCCAACCGTATTAATCCCGATGTGTACAAGCATCTGCACCCCGGTTTCGTGCTCTAGAATGATTGCATGTTTGCTCTTGGTCATAACATGGGCAACCGTGCCATCAAACGGAGCAACTACACGTCCTTCGGACGGCTCAATAGCAATGCCCTCACCCATATGTTTCTCCGAGAACGCCGGATCAGGAACCCGCTCAAGCTCAACCGCAGTGCCCGTTATTGGTGACAAAATGGTTAGCGACTCTACCTTTTGACGGTTGCTTGTGATCTTGTTCGTATGAGCACGTTCTACCTCTGATTGATCTTCTGCTGGATTCGTGCTAACTTCACTGGCACTGCCTGATTGCGCAGTCGTATCGGCCTCCACAATAGGTGCATCCTTATAACCAAAGAACCATGTCAGTGCAAATGCTATAGCCATCGCAGTCAGATTGGACAGAATGTACAGCGGCAGTTGGCTGTTCAGGTACAGCAATGTTCCTGGAATGACAGTGACTGCCATACCTGTACCCTGTAAATGGAACAATGAAGCGATAAATCCACCAACAGCGCCCCCAACAAGACCCATAATGAAAGGTTTCATATAGCGCAGATTCACACCGAAAATAGCTGGTTCTGTAATACCGAGAAACGCAGACAGGGATGAAGGTAGTGCAAGTGCTTTTAACTTCATATTCTTCGTTTTTAATCCTACAGCTAGACAAGCCGCCCCCTGAGCAGCCATGGCGCAGGTAATAATTGCGTTAAACGCATTGAAGCCTGTTTTCTCAAGCAACTGAATCTCCAGAAAGTTGAAGATATGATGTACGCCGGTAACAACGATAATCTGATGAAAGAAACCAATAATGATTCCCGCAATACCAAACGGCAGATCCAATACAGCTGTTGTTCCCTGTAGTACCCATTCTTCTAGGGAGTGGAATACTGGCCCGATAGCAAACAGCCCTAACGTAATCATAACTGTAAGTGTAATAAACGGTGTTAAGATCAAGTCTAACGCCTCAGGCACACGTCTGCGCAGCACCTTCTCGAACTTCGCTCCAATCAATCCCACGAAGAATGCAGGAAGCACGGAGCCTTGATACCCTACCACCGGGATAAATCCAAACATATGCAGCGGTTGTGCTGATCCATCAGCTACTGCGTAGGCATTTGGCAACGCTGGATTAACCAACATTAGACCCAGAACGATACCAAGGACGGGACTTCCGCCGAATACACGGAATGCTGACCATGCCACCAGGGCAGGTAGAAATGCAAACGCAGTGTCTGTCAGAATTTGAGTGAACAGCAGGAAATTAGGTGAAATATCCTCTGGCGTTGCACCAAACAAGGACAAAATTTCATTTTGAGTAAGCAAACCTCGTAGACCCATGAATAGACCTGTCGCGACAAGCACAGGGATAATTGGAACAAAGACGTCACCAAATGTACGGATACCACGTTGAAACGCATTGCCTTCCTTTTTCCCCTGACTCTTCACTTCTTCTTTGGAAGAACCTTCAATGCCGAGCTTCTCGACCTCTTCAAATATACGATTAACTGTACCTGTACCAAAGATGATCTGATACTGACCTGAATTAAAAAAGGCACCCTTGACCTTATCAATATTCTCAATCTGCTTCTGATCGATCTTCTCTTTGTCGTTCACCATAATACGTAATCGTGTCGCACAGTGAGCGAAGGAAGCTATGTTTTCCTTGCCTCCGATAGCCTGAATGACTTCTTCGGCAATTTTTTTGTTCTCCGACATCCTTATTCATTCCTCTCAATAAATCCATATTCTCTAATAATTCCATTTGCTCGCCTTGAACTCGGCCTGGCCACCATCTGCAAAAAAACGAATGCCCATGCTATCTCGGCTTGGGAATATGCGGCTAGTGAAGACCTCTTCTCCATCATTCACGAATATTTCAACTGAAGATGTATCAACGAACATACGAATTTTAATGATATCCCCGGTTAAAGCACAATTTCTGATATTTCCATTGTTCGG
It includes:
- a CDS encoding sucrose-specific PTS transporter subunit IIBC, whose protein sequence is MSENKKIAEEVIQAIGGKENIASFAHCATRLRIMVNDKEKIDQKQIENIDKVKGAFFNSGQYQIIFGTGTVNRIFEEVEKLGIEGSSKEEVKSQGKKEGNAFQRGIRTFGDVFVPIIPVLVATGLFMGLRGLLTQNEILSLFGATPEDISPNFLLFTQILTDTAFAFLPALVAWSAFRVFGGSPVLGIVLGLMLVNPALPNAYAVADGSAQPLHMFGFIPVVGYQGSVLPAFFVGLIGAKFEKVLRRRVPEALDLILTPFITLTVMITLGLFAIGPVFHSLEEWVLQGTTAVLDLPFGIAGIIIGFFHQIIVVTGVHHIFNFLEIQLLEKTGFNAFNAIITCAMAAQGAACLAVGLKTKNMKLKALALPSSLSAFLGITEPAIFGVNLRYMKPFIMGLVGGAVGGFIASLFHLQGTGMAVTVIPGTLLYLNSQLPLYILSNLTAMAIAFALTWFFGYKDAPIVEADTTAQSGSASEVSTNPAEDQSEVERAHTNKITSNRQKVESLTILSPITGTAVELERVPDPAFSEKHMGEGIAIEPSEGRVVAPFDGTVAHVMTKSKHAIILEHETGVQMLVHIGINTVGLKGEGFTLHVNSGETVKAGQLLVEFDMEFIQNAGLPIITPVLIPNGNETIERVETSMTGSVQANGEAIMVVKFTEPQ